A part of Myxococcus landrumus genomic DNA contains:
- a CDS encoding class I SAM-dependent methyltransferase, protein MTVDFGRTSTDYTRHRAGFPDSFFDRLVRENVLRPGLRTVDVGTGTGVVARGLARKGCSVIGLDVSASMLEGARQLATEARLSIDFREAPAESTGLPSASFDLVTAGQCWHWFDRPAAAREAARLLVPGGRLIIAHLDWLPMPGNVVEATDALMNASNPNPPDHARFGCGVGLYPQWLSDVTDAGFTPLETFSYDVLIPYTHEAWRGRCRASAFVGATLPPAEVERFDQTLARILAERFPQPVLDIPHRVFALLATRP, encoded by the coding sequence ATGACAGTGGACTTCGGACGTACCTCGACGGACTACACCCGCCACCGCGCTGGCTTCCCTGATTCCTTCTTCGACCGGCTCGTCCGAGAGAACGTCCTCCGCCCAGGGCTCCGCACCGTCGACGTCGGCACCGGCACGGGCGTCGTCGCCCGCGGCCTCGCCCGCAAGGGCTGCTCCGTCATCGGCCTTGATGTCTCCGCATCCATGCTGGAGGGCGCGCGCCAGCTCGCCACCGAGGCCCGTCTGTCCATCGACTTCCGCGAAGCCCCCGCCGAGTCCACCGGACTGCCCTCGGCGTCCTTCGACCTCGTCACCGCGGGCCAGTGCTGGCATTGGTTCGACCGCCCCGCCGCCGCTCGGGAGGCCGCTCGACTGCTTGTCCCCGGAGGCCGGCTCATCATCGCCCACCTCGACTGGCTCCCCATGCCCGGCAATGTCGTCGAAGCCACCGACGCCCTCATGAACGCCAGCAATCCCAATCCTCCCGACCACGCCCGCTTCGGCTGCGGTGTCGGGCTCTATCCCCAGTGGCTCAGTGACGTCACCGACGCGGGCTTCACGCCCCTGGAGACCTTCTCCTACGACGTGCTGATTCCCTACACCCACGAAGCCTGGCGAGGCCGCTGCCGCGCCAGCGCCTTCGTCGGCGCCACCCTTCCTCCCGCAGAAGTCGAGCGCTTCGACCAGACCCTCGCCCGCATCCTCGCCGAGCGTTTCCCGCAGCCCGTCCTCGACATCCCCCACCGCGTCTTCGCCCTCCTCGCCACGCGCCCGTGA
- a CDS encoding YiaA/YiaB family inner membrane protein produces MSRSAPKVIVPHSSAWVIQTWLSFALSVGVMSLGIWHLPVDAWMKAFLGMGMLFTVGSTFSLSKTVRDQHEMEQLGTRLDEARVARMLSEHDPIAPPKL; encoded by the coding sequence ATGTCCCGTTCCGCGCCGAAGGTCATCGTTCCCCACAGCTCCGCGTGGGTCATCCAGACGTGGCTGTCCTTTGCCCTCTCGGTGGGGGTGATGAGCCTGGGCATCTGGCACCTGCCCGTGGATGCCTGGATGAAGGCGTTCCTCGGGATGGGGATGTTGTTCACGGTGGGCTCGACGTTCAGCCTGTCGAAGACGGTGCGAGACCAGCATGAGATGGAACAACTCGGCACGCGGCTGGATGAGGCCCGCGTGGCGAGGATGCTCTCCGAGCACGACCCCATCGCGCCGCCGAAGCTCTAA
- a CDS encoding ATP-grasp domain-containing protein, which produces MFQGLHLLIPAKADPERDAVARAWEVGGGTVLRVDRFWSPPEVEPAKTRLYGNDTFCLVLAQKLGLTLESPVDDLLLSVDASWLGREVLGSTLAQVVTGPFPRFIKPQVPKLFRARVWNEPEALLEECRGVDPKTLVLSSEVVDVRAEARAWVLDGHVVTSALYEGEGNVSTARSFLDTVAGQTRLPPACVLDAAWVEGSGWVLLEANAAWGAGLNGCDASEAARCIAAASHT; this is translated from the coding sequence ATGTTCCAGGGACTCCACCTGTTGATTCCAGCCAAGGCCGACCCGGAGCGCGACGCAGTCGCTCGCGCCTGGGAGGTGGGGGGCGGCACGGTGCTGAGAGTCGACCGGTTCTGGAGCCCTCCCGAGGTGGAGCCCGCGAAGACCCGCCTCTACGGGAACGACACGTTCTGCCTCGTGCTGGCTCAGAAGCTGGGCCTCACGCTCGAGTCCCCTGTGGATGACTTGTTGTTGAGCGTGGATGCGTCCTGGCTGGGGCGAGAGGTCCTGGGCTCCACGCTGGCGCAGGTCGTCACCGGCCCCTTCCCTCGCTTCATCAAGCCCCAGGTGCCCAAGCTCTTTCGCGCGCGCGTGTGGAACGAACCCGAGGCGCTCCTCGAGGAGTGCCGGGGGGTGGACCCGAAGACCCTGGTCCTGTCCTCGGAGGTCGTCGACGTGCGAGCTGAAGCACGCGCGTGGGTGTTGGACGGCCACGTCGTGACGAGTGCCCTCTACGAGGGGGAGGGCAACGTCTCGACGGCCCGGTCCTTCCTCGACACCGTGGCTGGACAGACGCGACTTCCGCCCGCCTGTGTCCTGGATGCGGCCTGGGTTGAAGGCTCGGGCTGGGTGCTGCTGGAGGCCAATGCCGCGTGGGGCGCGGGCCTCAATGGCTGCGATGCGAGCGAAGCCGCGCGGTGCATCGCTGCGGCCTCACACACCTGA
- the agmC gene encoding adventurous gliding motility protein AgmC, whose protein sequence is MRLPPLVLVLLLLSSAAQAELDSFGLGTGRDGPLTVNSRRTINLAMRMPLGASRGARVLSVEAVTAPAVGSLLLIHQTQGFASSTPSGGTSPTSPGSVGSWEMARVSSVTAGSPMVIQLSAPLINNYDAPGSQAVTVPEYTTVSVASSGALVAPPWDGSSGGIVAFLASGAVTNDGSINADGAGFRGGAFTQNTSRTNCTGADLPTSQGGAFKGEGLVVDRYGSASGRANLVNAGGGGVCKDAGGGGGGHRGVGGVGGRTAPTDGMRDMGGQGGVEMGYTIVYSILMGGGGGAGEGDSGDGSSGGAGGGVVMVRARSVGGGGTFSANGAAAAASGGGDGAGGGGAGGAVIVRTTGSLDCTQALVQGGAGGNAPSSSFQTGPGGGGAGGVLLLHGKSVTCPGSHAGGAPGTAGSSGGSYGATVGAIGEMKQFIFPYETPTTPVITEPVVNTTVSTRPTIRGVADPGMRVIISVDGVRVAEVGAGTTGDFVTVLDPPVPELDVGTHVVTAVSESMGAYSRPSSQVGFDAQSQAADAGLQIPVIVVPAEGEVTGPTPYIAGVAGNARTVGLYVDNREEAIVVADSMGRFRYDIPANSPLAVGPHKVNAHGHDVDDNSSASSPDTRFEVVLPDPDAGSPTPDAGGSDAGTSGPDAGSGDAGSGVVREVPVLVVPAEGELVDPTPLFAGVAQPGATVSLDVDGARVATVVADATGAFRHTLAAESALTSGAHAVSASMLNSESGTPGPKSPDTGFQVRGPTALDVGCGGCGASPTGAATAWVLLIGVAALLRQRRRQVSGVRVTTPRPMRGPPAR, encoded by the coding sequence ATGCGTCTGCCCCCCCTGGTTCTCGTCCTCTTGTTGCTGTCTTCCGCCGCGCAGGCCGAGCTGGATTCGTTTGGCCTGGGAACCGGACGCGACGGTCCGCTCACCGTCAACAGCCGGCGCACCATCAACCTGGCGATGCGTATGCCATTGGGTGCGTCGCGGGGGGCTCGCGTGCTCTCGGTAGAGGCCGTCACCGCGCCCGCCGTGGGCAGTCTGCTGCTCATCCACCAGACGCAGGGCTTCGCTTCCAGCACCCCCTCGGGTGGCACGAGCCCGACGAGCCCCGGTAGCGTGGGGAGCTGGGAGATGGCTCGGGTGTCCTCTGTCACCGCGGGCAGCCCGATGGTGATTCAGCTCTCCGCGCCGCTCATCAACAACTACGACGCCCCCGGCTCTCAGGCTGTCACGGTGCCCGAATACACCACCGTGAGCGTGGCCTCGTCCGGCGCGCTCGTGGCACCTCCCTGGGATGGGAGCAGCGGCGGCATCGTCGCGTTCCTCGCCAGTGGCGCGGTGACGAACGACGGCTCCATCAACGCCGATGGCGCGGGCTTCCGAGGCGGTGCCTTCACCCAGAACACGAGTCGCACCAACTGCACCGGGGCTGACCTCCCCACGTCCCAGGGCGGCGCCTTCAAGGGCGAGGGACTCGTGGTGGATCGCTATGGCTCCGCCTCCGGTCGAGCCAACCTCGTCAACGCGGGCGGTGGAGGTGTCTGCAAGGACGCGGGCGGCGGTGGTGGTGGGCATCGCGGCGTGGGAGGTGTTGGCGGAAGGACGGCTCCCACGGATGGCATGCGAGACATGGGAGGGCAGGGGGGCGTGGAGATGGGGTACACGATTGTCTATTCCATCCTCATGGGGGGTGGCGGTGGCGCGGGAGAGGGTGACTCCGGCGATGGTTCGAGCGGAGGCGCGGGTGGGGGCGTGGTGATGGTGCGTGCGCGCTCTGTCGGCGGGGGAGGGACCTTCTCCGCGAACGGCGCGGCGGCGGCGGCCTCGGGCGGTGGGGATGGCGCGGGCGGAGGTGGCGCGGGGGGCGCGGTCATCGTGCGCACCACGGGCTCGTTGGACTGCACCCAGGCCCTCGTCCAGGGCGGCGCGGGAGGCAATGCGCCGAGCTCCTCCTTCCAGACGGGGCCCGGCGGAGGTGGCGCGGGCGGTGTCCTGCTGCTCCACGGCAAGTCCGTGACGTGCCCCGGCTCACACGCGGGTGGGGCCCCCGGAACGGCGGGCTCGTCGGGTGGCAGCTACGGCGCCACGGTGGGCGCCATCGGCGAGATGAAGCAGTTCATCTTCCCCTACGAAACGCCCACCACGCCGGTCATCACCGAGCCCGTCGTCAACACCACTGTGTCGACCCGTCCCACCATCCGCGGCGTGGCGGACCCGGGCATGCGCGTCATCATCAGCGTCGATGGCGTCCGGGTCGCCGAGGTCGGCGCGGGGACGACAGGAGACTTCGTCACGGTGCTCGACCCTCCGGTTCCCGAGCTGGATGTCGGCACCCACGTGGTGACGGCGGTCTCCGAGAGCATGGGGGCCTACAGCCGCCCCTCCTCACAGGTGGGCTTCGACGCCCAGTCGCAGGCGGCGGACGCGGGCCTCCAGATTCCCGTCATCGTGGTCCCCGCCGAGGGTGAGGTGACTGGACCCACGCCCTACATCGCGGGGGTCGCCGGCAATGCGAGGACGGTGGGCCTGTATGTGGACAACCGCGAAGAGGCCATCGTCGTCGCGGACTCGATGGGCCGCTTCCGCTACGACATCCCCGCCAACTCTCCGCTCGCCGTGGGTCCTCACAAGGTCAATGCCCACGGCCATGACGTGGATGACAACTCCAGCGCGAGCTCTCCCGACACCCGCTTCGAGGTCGTCCTCCCAGACCCAGACGCGGGCTCGCCGACTCCGGATGCGGGGGGCTCGGATGCGGGGACCTCCGGGCCGGACGCGGGCTCGGGGGATGCTGGCTCGGGAGTGGTGCGCGAGGTGCCCGTGCTCGTGGTCCCCGCCGAAGGCGAGCTGGTGGACCCGACACCGTTGTTCGCGGGCGTGGCGCAGCCCGGTGCCACTGTCTCCCTGGATGTCGATGGGGCTCGCGTGGCCACGGTCGTCGCGGACGCGACGGGGGCATTCCGTCACACGCTGGCGGCCGAGAGCGCGCTGACTTCCGGCGCGCATGCCGTGTCCGCGTCCATGCTCAACAGCGAGTCTGGCACGCCGGGCCCCAAGTCTCCGGACACCGGCTTCCAGGTCCGAGGCCCCACCGCGCTGGACGTGGGCTGCGGCGGCTGCGGCGCGTCTCCGACAGGGGCCGCGACCGCGTGGGTCCTGCTCATCGGCGTCGCGGCCTTGTTGCGCCAGCGCCGTCGTCAGGTGTCAGGCGTCCGGGTCACGACTCCTCGACCGATGCGTGGGCCTCCTGCCCGATGA
- a CDS encoding cupin domain-containing protein — MSTHPHLIHEPSLPWTEVTQGPRVAYRRKQLGAAAKGQQLGCSLMELAPGTHAFPLHYHLANEEAYYVLSGSGLLRLGDASLPVRAGDYVALPVGAACAHQLVNDGTETLRYLAFSTMVEPDVMVYPDSKKVCVTAGSAPGGDKAARTLYTVLPLAAEVDYWSGEER; from the coding sequence ATGTCCACACACCCACACCTCATCCATGAGCCCTCGCTGCCCTGGACTGAAGTCACACAGGGCCCTCGCGTCGCGTATCGCCGCAAGCAATTGGGCGCCGCGGCGAAGGGCCAGCAGCTCGGGTGCAGCTTGATGGAGCTCGCACCCGGCACGCACGCCTTCCCGCTGCACTACCACCTGGCCAATGAAGAGGCGTACTACGTCCTCTCCGGCTCGGGCCTGCTGCGCCTCGGCGATGCGTCGCTGCCCGTGCGGGCGGGGGACTATGTCGCCCTCCCCGTGGGCGCCGCGTGTGCACACCAGCTCGTCAACGACGGCACCGAGACGCTGCGCTACCTCGCGTTCTCCACCATGGTGGAGCCCGACGTCATGGTGTACCCGGACTCGAAGAAGGTGTGTGTCACCGCGGGCTCCGCGCCCGGGGGCGACAAGGCCGCTCGAACCCTGTACACCGTCCTCCCCCTCGCCGCCGAGGTGGACTACTGGAGCGGCGAGGAGCGATAG
- a CDS encoding LysR family transcriptional regulator, translating to MIQLQRLEGFYRVARAEGYARAVRSFPYPITQPGIHQQVKRLEAEVGVALFERVGKDRVVLTPEGRALYSHVAPFLEGLDGVVQSLRKGEVGGTLRIHASGHVLRHLLPAWLRRLQARRPDIEVVLFEAKVPAIDILRSGDTDLVVDHLPDVPDEVEAQVVGKISPFLVLPSHHPQAKSRHVRLAALRDDAFIAYSTDAYLRELQLAELSRAGVTPKRLHAADSSETILGFVAAGLGYSLLASLLPKGPREAGVVARPLPGAGSGEVHAAWRKSSARSPLIQAALALAPAP from the coding sequence ATGATTCAGCTCCAGCGACTCGAGGGATTCTACCGAGTGGCCCGCGCCGAAGGATACGCGCGAGCCGTGCGCTCCTTCCCGTACCCCATCACCCAGCCCGGCATCCATCAGCAGGTCAAACGCCTGGAGGCCGAGGTGGGCGTCGCCCTCTTCGAGCGCGTGGGCAAGGACCGCGTGGTGCTCACTCCCGAAGGCCGCGCGCTGTATTCACACGTCGCGCCGTTCCTGGAGGGACTCGACGGTGTGGTGCAGTCCCTGCGCAAGGGGGAGGTGGGCGGCACCTTGCGCATCCATGCCTCCGGCCACGTCCTGCGCCACCTGCTACCCGCATGGCTGCGGCGGCTCCAGGCCCGGCGCCCCGATATCGAAGTCGTCCTCTTCGAAGCGAAGGTGCCCGCCATCGACATCCTTCGCTCCGGCGACACGGACCTCGTCGTGGACCACCTGCCGGACGTTCCAGACGAAGTGGAGGCCCAGGTCGTCGGCAAGATTTCCCCCTTCCTCGTGCTGCCCTCGCATCACCCCCAGGCGAAGAGCCGTCACGTCCGGCTGGCGGCCCTCAGGGATGACGCCTTCATCGCCTACAGCACGGACGCATACCTGCGAGAGCTCCAGCTCGCGGAGCTCTCCCGCGCCGGTGTCACGCCCAAGCGGCTTCACGCCGCGGACTCCTCCGAGACCATCCTGGGCTTCGTCGCTGCTGGCCTCGGCTACTCGCTGCTGGCCTCCCTGTTGCCCAAGGGGCCACGCGAAGCAGGAGTCGTCGCGCGGCCTCTGCCTGGCGCGGGCTCGGGCGAGGTTCACGCCGCCTGGCGAAAGTCGTCCGCGCGAAGTCCGCTCATCCAGGCCGCGCTGGCGCTGGCTCCCGCGCCGTGA
- a CDS encoding cytochrome c oxidase assembly factor Coa1 family protein has product MRPRNLDSPWQSWAVAAALVLGGLGCFASGVVWVTRSLFQDIEHELRRNDVHRLVLRTAEATPQVTEQLGTPLTSSFLTLRAHGATSRSGLVDFDLTVQGPRGRGVIEAQVAYTPESWTLRRLVLHPEAGDSVDLPAGGSTPALPPD; this is encoded by the coding sequence ATGCGCCCGCGCAACCTCGACAGTCCCTGGCAGAGCTGGGCGGTGGCGGCGGCGCTGGTCCTGGGGGGACTCGGCTGCTTCGCCAGCGGGGTGGTCTGGGTGACCCGCTCGCTCTTTCAAGACATCGAACACGAGCTGCGCCGCAACGACGTCCACCGCCTCGTGCTTCGCACCGCCGAAGCCACGCCCCAGGTCACCGAGCAGTTGGGCACTCCGCTGACCAGCAGCTTCCTCACCCTGCGTGCCCACGGCGCCACCTCCCGCAGTGGGCTCGTGGACTTCGACCTCACCGTGCAGGGGCCGCGCGGACGCGGTGTCATCGAGGCCCAGGTCGCATACACGCCGGAGTCCTGGACGCTCCGCAGGCTGGTGCTCCACCCGGAGGCGGGGGATTCCGTGGACCTCCCCGCGGGAGGCAGCACGCCCGCCCTGCCTCCGGACTGA
- a CDS encoding TIGR00266 family protein — MAQMHEVDFEIHGDDLQFVEVELDPQEAAVAEAGTLMYMDDGIEMETIFGDGSEKKSGFLGSLLGAGKRLLTGESLFTTVFLNRGSGKRKVAFAAPYPGKIIPVNLKELGGELIAQKDSFLAAAKGVSLGIAFQKKLGTGLFGGEGFIMQRLQGDGLAFIHAGGTLLERTLAPGEVLRVDTGCIVAFQPSVDYDIQMVSGIKTAFFGGEGLFFATLRGPGKVWLQSLPFSRLAGRILSAAGPGGSRDEGSVLKSTGLGSLLGDD; from the coding sequence ATGGCGCAGATGCATGAGGTCGACTTCGAAATCCACGGTGACGACCTTCAGTTCGTGGAGGTGGAGCTGGACCCGCAGGAGGCCGCGGTCGCCGAGGCCGGCACGCTGATGTACATGGACGACGGCATCGAGATGGAGACCATCTTCGGTGACGGCTCCGAGAAGAAGAGCGGCTTCCTCGGCTCGCTGCTGGGCGCGGGCAAGCGGCTGCTGACGGGTGAATCACTCTTCACCACCGTCTTCCTCAACCGGGGCAGCGGCAAGCGCAAGGTGGCCTTCGCCGCGCCCTACCCCGGCAAAATCATCCCGGTGAACCTCAAGGAGCTGGGCGGCGAGCTGATTGCGCAGAAGGACAGCTTCCTCGCGGCGGCCAAGGGTGTCTCGCTGGGCATCGCCTTCCAGAAGAAGCTGGGCACGGGCCTGTTCGGCGGCGAGGGCTTCATCATGCAGCGGCTCCAGGGAGACGGCCTGGCCTTCATCCACGCGGGAGGCACGCTGCTCGAGCGCACGCTGGCGCCTGGCGAGGTGCTGCGCGTGGACACCGGCTGCATCGTCGCGTTCCAGCCCTCGGTGGACTACGACATCCAGATGGTGAGCGGCATCAAGACGGCCTTCTTCGGCGGCGAGGGCCTGTTCTTCGCCACGCTGCGCGGCCCCGGCAAGGTGTGGCTCCAGTCGCTGCCCTTCAGCCGGCTCGCGGGCCGCATCCTCTCCGCCGCGGGCCCGGGGGGCTCGCGGGACGAGGGCAGCGTCCTCAAGAGCACGGGCCTGGGCTCGCTGCTCGGCGACGACTGA
- a CDS encoding citrate synthase, translating into MSRRKGGRSQSRFVHRPEEELVTAVEAAALLGVKRATLYTYVSRGLVRCVPEPGTKENRYVRSDLERLKTRHDARAGHAAVASGALRWGEPVIDSSVSQVGAEGLAYRGHSAVGLVLEGRSFEAVAELLWSGTLPEEEPRWEAGEAVIPPSELARLLPRETPPVTALSALVPLLAAKDVMRFAAPPEQEKVRARRLVRQLAAWVGVAHAPGRVARALRAETMAESLVCAWDSKVKSAPELLNRALVLCADHELNVSTFTARVTASSGADLYACVSAALAASSGPRHGGACDRVEALLTEVGKPERATAVVRERLRRGDAVPGFGHRLYPNGDPRTPPLLEAAREVRPEVPRVRVARAVQDAMREAGHPEPSVDLGLVMLADALGLPPGAAGTLFAVGRAAGWVAHILEQREQGHLLRPRARYVEPSPASRK; encoded by the coding sequence ATGAGTAGACGCAAGGGAGGACGCTCTCAATCTCGATTCGTCCATCGACCCGAGGAGGAGCTGGTGACGGCGGTGGAGGCGGCGGCCTTGTTGGGGGTGAAGCGGGCGACGCTCTACACCTATGTGAGCCGAGGCCTCGTGCGATGCGTGCCGGAACCAGGGACAAAGGAGAACCGGTATGTGCGCTCGGACCTGGAGCGGTTGAAGACGCGGCATGACGCGAGGGCGGGACATGCGGCGGTGGCGTCGGGGGCGCTGCGGTGGGGAGAGCCGGTCATCGATTCATCGGTGTCTCAAGTGGGAGCGGAGGGACTGGCGTACCGAGGTCACTCAGCGGTGGGGTTGGTGTTGGAGGGGCGGAGCTTCGAGGCGGTGGCGGAGTTGTTGTGGTCGGGGACGTTGCCGGAGGAGGAGCCTCGATGGGAGGCGGGGGAGGCGGTGATTCCGCCGTCGGAGCTGGCAAGGCTGTTGCCGCGAGAGACGCCCCCGGTGACGGCTTTGAGTGCGCTGGTGCCGTTGTTGGCGGCGAAGGATGTGATGCGCTTCGCGGCGCCGCCCGAACAGGAGAAGGTGCGAGCGAGGCGGCTGGTGCGGCAACTGGCGGCATGGGTGGGAGTGGCTCATGCGCCAGGGCGAGTAGCGAGGGCACTGCGAGCGGAGACGATGGCGGAGTCCCTGGTGTGTGCATGGGACTCCAAGGTGAAGAGTGCGCCGGAGCTGTTGAATCGCGCGTTGGTGTTGTGCGCGGACCACGAGCTGAATGTGTCGACCTTCACCGCGAGGGTGACGGCGTCCTCGGGGGCGGACCTGTACGCGTGCGTGAGCGCGGCGTTGGCGGCGTCTTCGGGGCCTCGGCATGGCGGGGCGTGTGACAGGGTGGAGGCGCTGCTGACGGAGGTGGGAAAGCCAGAGCGAGCCACGGCGGTGGTGCGCGAGCGATTGCGCCGAGGCGATGCGGTGCCAGGCTTCGGGCACCGGCTGTATCCAAACGGAGACCCGAGGACCCCACCCCTGCTGGAAGCCGCGCGAGAAGTCAGGCCCGAGGTACCGAGGGTCAGAGTGGCGAGGGCGGTCCAGGACGCGATGCGAGAGGCAGGGCATCCGGAGCCCTCGGTGGACCTGGGGTTGGTGATGCTGGCGGATGCACTGGGATTGCCGCCAGGAGCGGCGGGGACACTGTTCGCGGTAGGGCGCGCGGCGGGCTGGGTAGCACACATCCTGGAGCAAAGAGAACAAGGACACCTGCTCCGCCCCAGGGCCCGCTATGTCGAGCCCTCTCCCGCCTCACGGAAATAA
- a CDS encoding metallophosphoesterase, producing MSLGGILALMGSLHAYLAVRLFVSPEWPAPWGGVGATLVALLFVSIPVGLMGGFGLPSAARRVLQWVSFVWLGSFGILLSAMVVADVVGVVAGWTGLVADPLLLARWKAVGVGAVTVPAVLYAFITARGRATVERVTVPMSGLAPGLGGLKVVQISDVHVGPTLDGRWLRRVVEQVNALKPDIIAVTGDLVDGSVEALREEVRPLAELRASLGVFYVTGNHEYYHGGPAWEAEVARLGLTVLRNTHRVVEREGARLVIAGVTDHDAGHIVPAHASRPSAALAGAPSDVPVVLLAHQPRSALRVAEAGVRVDLQLSGHTHGGQVFPFMFFIKLQQPVVKGLATVAGVRVYTHRGTGYWGPPLRLGPSPEIAELTLVPVN from the coding sequence ATGTCCCTGGGGGGCATCCTCGCGTTGATGGGCTCGCTGCATGCGTACCTGGCGGTGCGCTTGTTCGTGAGCCCTGAGTGGCCGGCCCCATGGGGCGGCGTGGGAGCGACGCTGGTGGCGCTCCTGTTCGTGTCGATACCCGTGGGGTTGATGGGCGGGTTCGGCCTGCCCTCGGCGGCGCGGCGCGTGTTGCAGTGGGTGTCCTTCGTGTGGCTGGGGAGCTTCGGCATCCTGCTCAGCGCGATGGTGGTGGCGGACGTGGTGGGCGTGGTGGCGGGGTGGACGGGCCTGGTGGCGGACCCGTTGCTGCTGGCGCGGTGGAAGGCCGTGGGCGTGGGCGCGGTGACGGTGCCCGCGGTGCTCTACGCCTTCATCACGGCGCGAGGCCGCGCGACGGTGGAGCGCGTGACGGTGCCGATGTCTGGATTGGCGCCGGGGCTGGGTGGCTTGAAGGTGGTGCAGATTTCAGACGTCCACGTGGGGCCCACGCTGGATGGTCGATGGCTGCGGCGCGTGGTGGAGCAGGTGAACGCGCTGAAGCCAGACATCATCGCCGTGACGGGGGACCTGGTCGACGGGAGCGTGGAGGCGCTGCGCGAGGAGGTGCGCCCGCTGGCGGAGCTTCGCGCGTCGCTGGGGGTGTTCTACGTGACGGGCAATCACGAGTACTACCATGGGGGGCCGGCTTGGGAGGCCGAGGTGGCTCGGCTGGGGCTCACGGTGCTGCGCAACACGCATCGCGTGGTGGAGCGGGAGGGGGCACGGCTGGTCATCGCGGGAGTGACGGACCACGACGCGGGTCACATCGTGCCCGCGCACGCGAGCCGTCCCTCCGCGGCGCTCGCGGGGGCGCCGAGTGATGTGCCGGTGGTGTTGCTGGCGCATCAGCCTCGCTCCGCGCTGCGCGTGGCCGAGGCGGGCGTCCGCGTGGACCTCCAGCTCTCCGGGCACACGCATGGCGGGCAGGTGTTCCCGTTCATGTTCTTCATCAAGCTGCAGCAGCCCGTGGTGAAGGGGCTCGCGACTGTCGCTGGTGTGCGCGTGTACACGCACCGGGGCACGGGCTACTGGGGGCCGCCCCTGCGGCTGGGGCCGTCGCCGGAGATCGCCGAGCTGACCCTGGTGCCCGTGAATTGA